In one window of Thermus aquaticus DNA:
- a CDS encoding TetR/AcrR family transcriptional regulator — MDRRSQILQMAGHLFSQRGYHATSIRDLAKALNLQGGSLYAHIASKEELLLEVVRQAAARFQEVLNSLPQAGPKEKMVALVKGHLRVIAEELPRATVFFHEWKHLSPPLLKEAKALRDRYEEGVQRVIAEGVEKGVFRVANLRLATLFVLSALNWTYQWYRPEGPMSLEELAEAYAQMVLKALGAEEGGEDGEA, encoded by the coding sequence ATGGACCGCCGCAGCCAAATCCTCCAGATGGCCGGGCACCTCTTCAGCCAGCGGGGCTACCACGCCACCAGCATCCGGGACCTGGCCAAGGCCCTGAACCTCCAGGGGGGAAGCCTCTACGCCCACATTGCCTCCAAGGAGGAGCTCCTTTTAGAGGTGGTGCGCCAGGCGGCGGCCCGCTTCCAGGAGGTCCTAAACAGCCTGCCCCAGGCGGGGCCCAAGGAGAAGATGGTGGCCCTGGTGAAGGGCCACCTCAGGGTCATCGCCGAGGAGCTTCCCCGGGCCACGGTCTTCTTCCACGAGTGGAAGCACCTCTCCCCTCCCCTCCTAAAGGAGGCCAAGGCTCTAAGGGACCGGTACGAGGAGGGGGTGCAGCGGGTCATCGCCGAGGGGGTGGAAAAGGGGGTCTTCCGGGTGGCGAACCTCCGGCTGGCCACCCTCTTCGTCCTCTCGGCCCTCAACTGGACCTACCAGTGGTACCGGCCCGAGGGGCCCATGTCCCTGGAAGAGCTCGCGGAAGCCTACGCCCAGATGGTGCTCAAAGCCCTTGGGGCTGAGGAAGGAGGCGAGGATGGTGAGGCTTAG
- a CDS encoding CRISPR-associated helicase/endonuclease Cas3: MSAEKAALALWAKSGDPFHPLLAHMLDTAAVAQAVLFREPFRTLALYAEDWGLSVEEAVAWVALLVGLHDLGKASPVFQAAWEEGARRVQAAGLPLKEGLEWVAHGVFTELLLKRLLKEKGLPERAANDLAAALGAHHGFLASPEEKKAARRQLKQEDPLWWEVRSWLLEELFQKLGARLPELEGGEARPEAVLRVMALASFADWVASDPGFFPYGRDPLAPDYYGEAQDLAAEALERLGWRPFHLPERRDFQELFPFPPNPLQATLPQVLGSPKEPVLVLVEAPMGMGKTEAALFAHHLLQQSLYHRGLYVGLPTQATANGLFPRVQAFLEQILEKPEVQLQHGTALLNPRYAELLERANPAQVWDEGEEGGAVASAWFSARKRAMLAPNGVGTLDQALLGVLRVKHHFIRLWGLMNRVVVLDEVHAYDVYTSGLLLSLLRWLKALGSSAIVMTATLPPSRRRELLSAWAGGEVTQDLGAYPRVVVVEGEAVRCASLSPAREVELALERVPVGVEEVAKALKEALPGALGAIVNTVDRAQALYQALGKGEALTLEGLARRLGGVSGGKAWEEVLGTLPERGGEVVGKVLDDGTLVFLLHARFPAEERALREGVIVALFGKEGPRPERAILVATQVAEQSLDLDFDLLYTDLAPVDLVFQRAGRLHRHGRSRPEKHAFPRLLLGVPEGLDFGEPLYWDAVYEDFVLLATWRALEGRLSFRLPQDLEPLLEAVYEEAVHLGEGVPKEDPGEFPADLLERARKSLESLKKRRAKEAETARALSLRDPARLLAYWDEGALVAQERLEDDEEKAETQRLLTRLGDPSVAVVPLFRVGEGLFLDREGRRRAPLKGEVSREEAEALFRRAVRLSRYPIPQTLLGQDPPSPWKRSGLLWGLRPLEVGSVFALKKSAFQVDLDPELGVVYKEV; encoded by the coding sequence ATGAGCGCAGAAAAGGCAGCCCTAGCCCTGTGGGCTAAAAGCGGCGATCCCTTCCACCCCCTCCTCGCCCACATGCTGGACACGGCGGCGGTGGCCCAGGCGGTGCTCTTCCGCGAGCCTTTCCGGACCCTGGCCCTCTACGCGGAGGACTGGGGGCTTTCCGTGGAGGAGGCTGTGGCCTGGGTGGCCCTCCTCGTGGGCCTCCACGATCTGGGCAAGGCGAGCCCCGTCTTCCAGGCGGCCTGGGAGGAGGGGGCGAGGCGGGTGCAGGCGGCGGGCCTACCCCTGAAGGAGGGCCTGGAGTGGGTGGCCCACGGGGTCTTCACGGAGCTCCTCCTGAAGCGGCTCCTTAAGGAGAAGGGGCTCCCCGAGCGTGCGGCCAACGACCTCGCCGCCGCCCTCGGGGCCCACCACGGCTTCTTGGCAAGCCCCGAGGAGAAGAAAGCCGCCCGTCGCCAGCTCAAACAGGAAGACCCCCTTTGGTGGGAGGTCCGAAGTTGGCTTCTGGAGGAGCTGTTCCAAAAGCTTGGGGCCCGGCTCCCCGAGCTGGAAGGCGGGGAGGCCAGGCCCGAGGCCGTGCTTCGGGTCATGGCCCTGGCCTCCTTCGCCGACTGGGTGGCCTCGGACCCCGGTTTTTTCCCTTACGGACGGGACCCGCTTGCCCCGGATTACTACGGCGAGGCCCAAGACCTCGCCGCCGAGGCCCTGGAGCGGCTTGGCTGGAGGCCCTTCCACCTTCCCGAAAGGCGGGACTTCCAGGAGCTTTTCCCTTTTCCACCCAACCCTCTTCAGGCCACGCTTCCCCAGGTTCTGGGAAGCCCCAAGGAGCCCGTCTTGGTCTTGGTGGAGGCCCCCATGGGCATGGGGAAGACCGAGGCCGCCCTCTTCGCCCACCACCTTCTGCAACAGAGCCTTTACCACCGGGGGCTTTACGTGGGCCTGCCCACCCAGGCCACGGCCAACGGTCTCTTTCCCAGGGTCCAGGCTTTTTTAGAGCAGATCCTTGAAAAGCCCGAGGTCCAGCTCCAGCACGGCACCGCCCTCCTCAACCCCCGCTACGCCGAGCTCCTGGAGCGGGCCAACCCCGCCCAAGTGTGGGACGAGGGGGAAGAAGGGGGTGCCGTGGCCTCGGCCTGGTTTTCCGCCCGCAAGCGGGCCATGCTGGCCCCTAACGGGGTGGGCACCCTGGACCAGGCCCTGTTGGGGGTCCTGCGGGTCAAGCACCACTTCATCCGCCTTTGGGGCCTCATGAACCGGGTGGTGGTCCTGGACGAGGTCCACGCCTACGACGTTTACACCTCGGGGCTTCTCCTCTCGCTCCTCAGGTGGCTCAAGGCCCTGGGCTCCAGCGCCATCGTCATGACCGCCACACTGCCCCCCTCGAGGCGGCGGGAGCTCCTTTCGGCCTGGGCGGGTGGGGAGGTGACCCAGGACCTGGGGGCCTACCCCCGGGTGGTGGTGGTGGAGGGAGAAGCCGTGCGCTGCGCCTCCTTATCCCCCGCCCGGGAAGTGGAACTGGCCCTCGAGCGGGTCCCCGTGGGGGTGGAGGAGGTGGCAAAGGCCCTGAAGGAAGCCCTCCCCGGGGCCCTTGGGGCCATTGTGAACACCGTGGACCGGGCCCAGGCCCTCTACCAGGCCCTGGGGAAGGGGGAAGCGCTCACCCTGGAAGGGCTGGCGCGCCGCCTGGGAGGGGTTTCGGGCGGGAAGGCCTGGGAGGAGGTGCTTGGGACCTTGCCCGAGCGTGGGGGCGAGGTGGTGGGGAAGGTCCTGGACGATGGCACCCTGGTCTTCCTCCTCCACGCCCGCTTCCCCGCCGAGGAGCGGGCCCTCAGGGAAGGGGTCATCGTGGCCCTCTTCGGCAAGGAGGGGCCCAGGCCCGAACGGGCCATCCTGGTGGCCACCCAGGTGGCGGAGCAGAGCCTGGACCTGGACTTTGACCTCCTCTATACCGACCTGGCCCCTGTGGACCTGGTTTTCCAGCGGGCCGGCAGGCTTCACCGCCACGGGCGGTCCCGGCCTGAAAAACACGCCTTCCCCCGCCTCCTCTTGGGCGTGCCGGAGGGCCTAGACTTCGGCGAACCCCTTTACTGGGACGCCGTCTATGAAGATTTCGTTCTGCTGGCCACCTGGAGGGCCCTCGAGGGGCGGCTTTCCTTCCGGCTCCCCCAGGACCTGGAGCCCCTCCTGGAGGCGGTCTACGAGGAGGCGGTTCATCTAGGGGAAGGGGTCCCCAAAGAGGACCCCGGCGAGTTCCCCGCCGACCTTTTGGAGCGGGCCCGGAAGAGCCTGGAGAGCCTCAAAAAGCGCCGGGCCAAAGAGGCTGAGACCGCCAGGGCCCTCTCCCTGAGGGACCCAGCCCGCCTCCTGGCCTACTGGGACGAAGGCGCTTTGGTGGCCCAGGAGCGTCTCGAGGACGATGAGGAGAAGGCGGAGACCCAGCGCCTCCTCACCCGCCTGGGGGACCCCAGCGTGGCCGTGGTGCCCCTCTTCCGGGTGGGTGAGGGGCTTTTCCTGGACCGGGAGGGGCGGCGGAGGGCGCCCCTGAAGGGGGAGGTCTCCCGGGAGGAGGCCGAGGCCCTCTTCCGGCGGGCGGTGCGGCTTTCCCGCTACCCCATACCCCAAACCCTCCTCGGGCAGGACCCGCCCAGCCCCTGGAAAAGAAGCGGCCTCCTATGGGGCCTTAGGCCCTTAGAGGTGGGAAGCGTCTTCGCGCTAAAGAAAAGCGCCTTCCAAGTGGACCTGGACCCAGAGCTGGGTGTGGTCTACAAGGAGGTTTAA
- the paaA gene encoding 1,2-phenylacetyl-CoA epoxidase subunit PaaA, producing the protein MVRLRIGYPEDPDYQERLEEFEARIARGEKIEPGDWMPAEYRRQLIRMISQHAHSEWVGMLPEGAWITRAPSLRRKLILLAKVQDEAGHGQYLYHAAETLGITREEMVEALLSGKAKYSNIFNYPTLTWADVGIIGWLVDGMAIKNQTMLAQCSYGPYSRAMVRICAEETFHHKQGKEAVLLYARGSRKQRQMVQDALNRWWWPTLMMAGPHDSESPHTPLLLRWGIKTKTNDQIRQEFLNEHVPELLEAGLTPPDPDLRYDEKTGNWIHGPIPWDEFWKVIGGEGPMNRHRLEARRRAHEEGRWVREALEAHAKRRLAQAAD; encoded by the coding sequence ATGGTGAGGCTTAGGATCGGCTACCCGGAGGACCCCGACTACCAGGAGCGCCTGGAGGAGTTTGAGGCCAGGATCGCCCGGGGGGAGAAGATTGAACCCGGGGACTGGATGCCGGCCGAGTACCGGCGCCAGCTCATCCGCATGATCTCCCAGCACGCCCACAGCGAGTGGGTGGGGATGCTCCCCGAAGGGGCCTGGATCACCCGGGCCCCCTCCCTGAGGCGGAAGCTCATCCTCCTGGCCAAGGTCCAGGACGAGGCCGGGCACGGCCAGTACCTCTACCACGCCGCCGAGACCCTGGGCATCACCCGGGAGGAGATGGTGGAGGCCCTGCTTTCCGGCAAGGCCAAGTACTCCAACATCTTCAACTACCCCACCCTCACCTGGGCCGATGTGGGCATCATCGGCTGGCTGGTGGACGGGATGGCCATCAAGAACCAGACCATGCTGGCCCAGTGCTCCTACGGCCCCTACTCCCGGGCCATGGTGCGCATCTGCGCCGAGGAGACCTTCCACCACAAGCAGGGGAAGGAGGCCGTCCTCCTCTACGCCAGGGGGAGCAGGAAGCAGAGGCAGATGGTCCAGGACGCCCTGAACCGCTGGTGGTGGCCCACCCTGATGATGGCCGGGCCCCACGACTCGGAATCCCCCCACACCCCCCTTCTCCTCCGCTGGGGCATCAAGACCAAGACCAACGACCAAATCCGCCAGGAGTTCTTAAACGAGCACGTTCCCGAGCTCCTGGAGGCGGGGCTCACCCCCCCTGACCCCGACCTCCGCTACGACGAGAAGACGGGGAACTGGATCCACGGCCCCATCCCCTGGGACGAGTTCTGGAAGGTGATCGGCGGCGAGGGCCCCATGAACCGCCACCGCCTCGAGGCCAGGAGGCGGGCCCACGAGGAGGGGCGCTGGGTGCGGGAGGCCCTCGAGGCCCACGCCAAGAGGCGCCTGGCCCAGGCCGCCGACTAG
- a CDS encoding phenylacetic acid degradation protein, protein MWGTEWPRWEVIKQDTEKSLPQMVGSVHAADPEHALLVARHVFVRRPSAYALFVAPAEAFFHVTREALKDPKALEVPEGEEEAYWVFAKRSHRRSMVYGDLVGRFLAKSPGEAVKEALLQTQGVAFWAVPERVIVGTEPKAEVIESWFAPAKDKTYRLQSYYGLITAKEVEDA, encoded by the coding sequence ATGTGGGGAACCGAGTGGCCCCGGTGGGAGGTCATCAAGCAGGACACGGAGAAGAGCCTGCCCCAGATGGTGGGCTCGGTCCACGCCGCCGACCCCGAGCACGCCCTCCTCGTGGCCCGGCACGTCTTCGTGAGGCGGCCCTCCGCCTACGCCCTCTTCGTGGCCCCGGCCGAGGCCTTCTTCCACGTGACCCGGGAGGCCCTCAAAGACCCCAAGGCCCTGGAGGTGCCCGAGGGGGAGGAGGAGGCCTACTGGGTCTTCGCCAAAAGGAGCCACCGCCGGAGCATGGTCTACGGGGACCTGGTGGGCCGCTTCCTGGCCAAGAGCCCGGGGGAGGCGGTGAAGGAAGCCCTGCTCCAGACCCAGGGGGTGGCCTTCTGGGCCGTGCCGGAGAGGGTCATCGTGGGCACGGAGCCCAAGGCCGAGGTCATAGAGAGCTGGTTCGCCCCCGCCAAGGACAAGACCTACCGGCTGCAGTCCTACTACGGCCTCATCACCGCCAAGGAGGTGGAGGATGCTTGA
- a CDS encoding helix-turn-helix transcriptional regulator, giving the protein MGQEAKSARLLALADLLKLRPYRVTELARRFGVSERTVERDLEALKALGQPVERLRRGVYVIRDLPPPLHPIEALALFAAGRLIYHQAPTRQYRSALEKLARALPQPLRELLLKSAEGLEARNGDSRTLELVARALLERRVLAFEYRSGGSKNWRPKELLVYFLEANRTNLGLYAIGYERSFHKAVHTFKLSRMRNARLLDETYEIPQDFDPRTYLRQAWGVVGVREKGVEVRLRFAPEAAWRVLEGDYPGLHLEAELPDGSLLARLEAAPFKDGVPYEVLAWIQSFGPRVEVLSPPELRHLWLEEAKRLLELYGTRHEVSGTPLKVGA; this is encoded by the coding sequence ATGGGACAGGAGGCCAAGAGCGCCCGACTGCTTGCGCTGGCCGACCTCCTGAAGCTCCGGCCCTACCGGGTGACGGAGCTCGCGCGGCGCTTCGGCGTGAGCGAGCGCACCGTGGAGCGGGACCTCGAGGCCCTCAAAGCCCTCGGCCAGCCTGTGGAGCGCCTCCGCCGGGGAGTCTACGTTATCCGGGACCTTCCCCCTCCCCTCCACCCCATAGAGGCCCTGGCCCTCTTCGCTGCCGGGAGGCTCATCTACCACCAGGCCCCGACCCGCCAGTACCGCAGCGCCCTGGAGAAGCTCGCCCGCGCCCTGCCCCAACCGCTTCGGGAACTCCTTCTGAAGAGCGCAGAGGGTCTGGAGGCCCGAAACGGGGATAGCCGCACCTTGGAGCTCGTGGCCCGGGCCCTTCTGGAGCGAAGGGTGTTGGCCTTTGAGTACCGCTCGGGCGGCTCCAAAAACTGGCGGCCCAAGGAGCTTCTGGTCTACTTCCTGGAAGCGAACCGCACCAACCTCGGCCTCTACGCCATCGGCTACGAGCGGTCCTTCCACAAGGCGGTCCACACCTTTAAGCTCTCCCGGATGCGCAACGCCCGCCTCCTGGACGAGACCTACGAGATCCCCCAGGACTTTGACCCTAGGACCTACCTGCGCCAGGCCTGGGGGGTGGTGGGGGTGCGGGAGAAGGGGGTGGAAGTGCGCCTCCGCTTCGCCCCTGAAGCGGCCTGGCGGGTTCTGGAGGGGGACTACCCGGGCCTCCACCTCGAGGCGGAGCTTCCCGACGGGAGCCTCCTCGCCCGCCTCGAGGCCGCTCCCTTCAAGGACGGGGTGCCCTACGAGGTGCTGGCCTGGATCCAAAGCTTCGGTCCCCGGGTGGAGGTGCTGAGCCCCCCGGAGCTCCGGCACCTCTGGCTAGAGGAAGCAAAGCGGCTCTTGGAGCTCTACGGAACCCGACATGAGGTGTCGGGAACCCCGCTTAAGGTGGGCGCATGA